The genomic window CTGCTTGATCAGTTTCTTGCTAATTGCCTGAGCTTGAGTACCACAAATTTGAAGTTTCGAACTTTCTTGCCCTGACGGTTGTAGTGTAAAACTGAAAAATCTTTCAAAACCTAGCTGAAACTTTCTTGCTTTGGACATTTAGTGTTGGTACTCTAATTATGGGCCTTGAATCAAGAGCTTCTTGTGATGACTCAAGATTTCAGTAAATAACTTTTAAGCGTTTTATGTGCATCAGTCTGGTTCCTATTACCAATTATTGGGATATCTGAAGAAAAAAAACATTATACGAAACCGAAATTCTCATGGCAAACTGATATCTTTGATTCCATATCTGGGTAAAAGAAAAATTGTGGGACCATCTTTCAGTTACTACAAAATATGAAGTTCAAAAGGAACAGTTTGAAATGAAAGTGTCTTCTTATATATGTTTGATCATAATATACCAAAATCACCTATCCTAGTAATGTGCATAGCAGTGTGGAAGAACTGCAGAACATGCCTGCAAACATTTTCTGAAGAACTGATGGGGCTCATCTCCCTCTCCTGCTCAATGCAGACCACTCTAGTGTTAGTACTCTAAGTATGGGGCCTTGAGTTAAGAGATTCTTGTAATTGTAATCACTCAAGATTTTAGTAAATAACTTGAAGCGTTTTATGTGCGCCACAATCTGGTTCCTGTTACCAATTATTGggatatatgaaaaaaaaacattatATGAAACCAAAAGTATACTTATATCTTTGATTCCATATCTGGGTAAAAAGAAATTGTGGGGCCAATGGGCCATCTCTGAGTTACTACAAAACATGAAGTTCAaaaggaacatttggagatgcaagTGTCTTCTCATAGATGTTTGATCATAATATACCAAAATCACCTATCCTAGTAATGTGCATAGCAGTGTGGAAGAACTGCAGAACATGCCTGCAAACATTTTCTGAAGAACCAATACGAAAGAACTGATGGAGCTCATCTCCCTCTCCTGCTCTATGCAGACCACTCTAAATGTGTCAGAAGCACTATGAGATGAATTGAACAAGCAGTGTTACTGTATATGGTGCTCTTGAAATAAAATGTTACTTTCAGCGTGCACCCCCAGCTTCATACCATTTATATTCCTTATATACATCATTATCATTCTGAATGGAGGAATTCGAACAACCATCAAGTGTGAACTGGTTACATTGCAGATGAAAGCTCTGGAAAAGCTCATCAGCGGAACCGAGATTGATCTGTCGGAATTGGAGACAAGAGCAGACCAACCAAAGATTCTGAAGGTTTTTCAGCTGGACACTAGCTATATGACTCTTGAGTATCATAATTATTTTATCTTTCCTTTTCCTTGACTGAATATCCCTTTTCCCTACTGGCAGCAATACAAAATAACTCCACAAGAATTATCAATATCTACACTGCCAGAGGCAATCGTGTGCAGGATTGCTGCTCGAGACGCCCTCTGAGGTCTTAAAAACGATGGCCAGGACGTTCTGCAGCTGTGTGTGTCAAATTCTTTGGACGATCACCGCATCTGCCGCACCTCCTGTCGATGGTCAACAGTGGCGTATCTAGGGGGTggacagggtggtccatggaccaccctggaatttcccCATAATATATATAGCATagagaaaaatatatttttataataaataaatatatttatgTGAATATTTTGCATTGGTGGACCACCCTGGCATGTTGGGCTAGCTACGCCACTGATGGTCAAGCTCGTGGCGGCAGGATGTTTCAACTCATGAACTTAGGAATTGCATTACGGTAACATTCAGTCCTGGATGCTGTAGCGACAACTGAATAATATGTATGGTCACAGGCTCACGGCTTGAGTGTTTCTAAGATCACTTCATCAAGATTTAATGCAAGCAACCTTCAGTTGATATCGCGATGTTGACTCGGATCTGTTGTTTCGGTGACACTGCAGAACATGAGTAAAATCAGCGAAATATGTGTGGCCTGGGTCCATTGGTTTTATGGCTTTATCATGAACATAATGATGCGGTACTACTGGGATGATGTTTGCCTCCATCTTCATGTAATGGTTCACGTGTGTGTGTTCTGTCCAATGATGATGTTCCTGCAAGTTTGCCAGCATATCCTCGACTGTTTCTTTCAAAATTTACATGGATATCCTGCATCCCAAGGATCTGGTCGCTCACTGGCTTGGCTTGGCTGTGTCAGTGTCACTTGGCTGTTGCTAATTCTTCAGCTAGGCAACAAGATCTGATCTCTGCGGCTGAATTCTTCCCACTAGCAGCTCACCACACTTTCAGGCTTCTTTGTAGGCCATGGTAGCAGTTATTGTCAGTTAGTTTTTATTTTATACTATTACTGGCTGCTCCATGGTTGCCAAAAAACCTCCTTGGAATATACCCAGCACAACAATCATAGACCACATGACTGGGTGAAAATGACTCAGATCTGATTTCTCAGCCAAACCAAtccaagaaaaacaaaaacaaatttatGCATTATTGTACTAGCCTTGTAAGAGGGCTCACTTGACCAGGTAAATCCATTTTTACACACAAGATTTGGACTTCCGAATTCTGATATTGTTGTGCTCTAGTAGTAGGGGCAGTGCGTATTTCAGAAAAAGAAAGTAGGGGCCAGTTTTCCAAAAAATAAGGAAGTAGGGGCGATGCCCAAAGCTAAAAAATAATCCATTGTTTTCAACCCTACCCTATTTTTAATTCTTGTGCAAGCACAGTTATTTTCTCTGGGTCACTCTCGTGAGTCTTATCGCAAAATTTCGCTCTCTCACTTATCACTGCACTGAAAGCACACTGGCATTATTGACCTCTTCTTCTACACCAATTACTACTACTAAGACTCCAAGCATTTTTTTTTCCAAGTTATTCTCAACACTGCCTGTACATTTAGCTTGGCGGGCAGTGTTAAATAAACAAATCCCAGCTGCACACTTGCACATCACCAGAGATTTATTGGATTATGTGCGAAAGATTTGGGTTTTTGCCACAGCCAATCATGCATCAACCATTCATTTACTATCTCAGGCATCCTTGAAAGATATACTACTAGTATCTCAGAAGAAGAAATTATTAGAGAAAGAGAGAGGCGATCTTGGAGGCAAACGGAAGCATATGCTTTGCAAAGTTCCCTCCAATATCCCCAACGGAATATCCCCTCGAATTCTcccacttctcttctctctctctctctctctctctctctctctctctctctacctcatATGCCCCGCCGTCTTTCTTGCTCCCACACGCAGCACCCATTCCAACACACACACGCAACAATTGCAGCTTGTACCAGCACACAGCCAAGGCAAGATTCTGCTAGGTTTGGTTCTTGGTTTCTTGCGGGGGCGGCGGCAATGGCGATCGGCACCGACGACCTGGAGGAGGCGCCGCCGCTCCTGCTcctcgacgacgacgaggccgCCTACCCGCGCCCCCGCCGCGTCGCGCTCTTCGTCGAGCCGTCGCCATTCGCGTAAGAACTCACCTGCCCACCCTTCCAAGCTTCCTTTGTGAGGGCCCTTGGTTGCTGAAGCTCTGGTCTGATATTTGCGGCGCCCTCCCTTGTTTTCTCATGTTTGTTGGGTCTTTGGGACATGCGAATATTGATGAAAACTGAAGGAAAAAAATCGTGAATtgcattttttttgaaaaggaaatTACAAATTGCGTCGACAGAATCCATTTTTTTTTGTTAATGGTAACTGCCGATGGTGATTAAGCTGAGTTTCCATGTATGCTCTCACATTTTAAACTATTTTTGCAGCTACATCTCTGGGTACAAGAATCGGTTCCAGAACTTCATCAAGCATCTGCGCGAAATGGGCGACGAGGTACACATTTGTTTTTGATGTCATTGGTTAAGTACTACTGATCAGTGGTGGGTTTGAGACAACCACAGGGCAGTGGATTAGTAGCATGTGCAGTGGCTTAGTTTGGGACGTTTCTGGTGTGTTTTGCTTGCAGGTCATTGTTGTGACCAACCATGAGGGGGTTCCACAGGAGTTCCACGGTGCTAAGGTTATTGGTTCATGGAGGTAAGTTCTCAAGGGATTTGTTTCTACATTCGTCTTGGGATATAAAATGAGCATCTACGCTACATTTAAAAGCTTCAATCTTTTTTGTACATGACCATGAATTGCTCTGTTAAGATACAACAACATTTGGAATTTCTAGTTCTAGGGGCTCAGGAGATCCTGTTCTTTTACAATCCAAACGTATTACCAAATCAAGTACCGCCTTCTTCTTTTCAAGTACTCCAGTCATATACTTTCTGAACAAGTGCTCCAGCTCAGCTGTATGCATGAACTGATGAATGCTATGATAGTCAATCTGTAAAAGATTGTGAGTGATGTGCTCATTTTGATCGAACCGCATGATCTGCCGTGCCTTTCGGTGTCCTATTTATGCTTACAACCGTTTTTCTCATCATCTCCAGCTTTCCATGTCCACTCTATGGAAAGGTTCCTCTCTCACTGGCACTCAGCCCTAGGATCATCTCAGAGGTTGCAAAGTTCAAGCCTGACATCATTCATGCGTCCTCACCTGGAATCATGGTAGCTTCATGGGCACAATCGTTTCTTTAAAATCGTATGTGTGTTCTCCGGCGATCGGTTAGCTGCTGCTAGGTATATATGATGACACTCTGCTTCCATTTTTCAGGTTTTTGGAGCCCTTGCGATTGCTAAACTGCTCAGTGTCCCCCTGGTGATGTCCTACCACACCCATGTCCCAGTGTAAGCTTAACTTGTTGTCTTCCTTGAAAAGATCGCTTATAATGCTCGTGTACCTGTAAATTAATATTACGAGGTTCTTTATTTTCCGATAGCATATAATAAGTATATCTAGCACATTAAAAAAACAGAATGCAATTCATAATTCCCAGAATAAATTGGTAATGTCGTTGGCTTAGTTACTATTGTGTCGGGAACATAAATAACTGTTTGGTGCCTATAGCAATATCAAGCAATTTATAGGATTTATTTATAACACAGGAGTACATTAACAGTTCAGATTGCCGCCTCTTAAGATAGAAGCCTTTTATCTTAGTTGATAGTGAACCACCAGTTTGATCAGTTTGCCATAGCAGCCGAATGATATCTATATTTCCCCTGCAGATACATTCCAAGATATACATTTAGCTGGCTCGTCGAACCAATGTGGCAAGTCATCCGTAAGCCATCCACTCCTGCTTAATCTGCGATTACTGCAAACAGTCAAATTTTATGTCACAAACACACTAATTTGGTGATGTTCTTCTCCACAGGGTTCCTCCACAGAGCTGCTGACCTAACTTTGGTACCATCTGTTGCTATCATCAAGGATTTTGAAACTGCCCATGTCATTTCAGGTTGGTTAATGATTCTACATgctaaattgtactccctccgtaaactaatttaagagcgtttagataactattttagtgatctaaaccctcttatattagtttacagaggtagTAGTACACTGCATGTCCTGATGTTCTTATGGTTCTCATGCTAATGATTTGGTTTATATCATTGTTCAGCTAACCGGATACGCCTTTGGAACAAAGGCGTCGATTCTGCCAGCTTCCATCCCAGGTTCCGCAGCCATGAGATGCGCGTGAGGCTAAGGTGAAATTCCATTTCATTGCTTCCTGAATGAATGGTTATGTACTAGCTAGACCGAGACCAACGACTGTTGGCACTTCTGACATGTTGTGTGTTATTTTCAGTGACAGTGAGCCAGATAAACCATTGATAATTCACGTCGGGCGCTTTGGGCGCGAGAAGAATTTGGACTTTCTGAAAATGTGAGCAATGTTCCTACTTTGCACTAGTGTTTTGTGCCTTGCAGTATGAATGGGTTGCTTGACACTAATTCTGGTTTATGGTTGAGCAGGGTAATGGATCGGTTGCCTGGAGTAAGAATTGCATTCGTCGGAGATGGACCGTATAGGTAATGTCATGGTCACTCCTCCATCTTGTTTCTCAAGCTTGCATACATTAGTCTATTGACATGCTCCCTGAAATTAACTTCCAGGACTGAGTTGGAGAAGATGTTCGAGGGAATGCCGGCGGTGTTCACCGGGATGATGCAAGGGGAGGAGCTCTCGCAGGTGTACGCGAGCGGCGACGTCTTCGTGATGCCCTCGGAGTCGGAGACGCTCGGCCAAGTAGTCCTGGAGTCCATGTCGTCCGGGGTGCCCGTGGTGGCGGTCCGCGCCGGCGGGATCCCCGACATAATCCCGGGGGACGCGGAGGGGAGGACCAGCTTCCTCTTCGCCCCGGGGGACCTCGACGACTGTGTCGGCAAGATTAGGTTACTACTGACGGACGACGAGTTCAGGGGCGACATGGGGAGGACCGCCAGGGCGGAGATGGAGAAGTGTGATTGGAGGGCCGCCTCCAAGACGATCCGCAACGAGTTCTACAGCTCGGCAATCGACTACTGGCGGAAGAAGCAGGCGGACATTGTTCAGCCGCTGCAATGGCTGGCGCAAATGTTCATGCCGGCGCCGAACCGGGTCATCGGCGGCGGCATCAAGCAGTAGTGGTGCATCTTAGCCATGATCTAGGCAGGGCGGGGGCTGGAAGATGGGTGGATAATTCCATGCATTCCTTGTAAATTCTTGGTATATAGTGCAGTGTCAATAGGTGAGAGATAGTTTCTGTTTTTTATCTGTGTGAAATTGGGATACTATGATTGGTTGTACTGTAATAGTGGAAATGTGCTGAACTTTCTGGTGGTGCACAAGATCCATCAGTTTGTGGAAGCAAGCAGAATCCACATCAGCCATGTAATGCCcacatatgtactccctccattcactatTGTAAGATGTTTTAGCTTTTTTCATAC from Triticum aestivum cultivar Chinese Spring chromosome 3B, IWGSC CS RefSeq v2.1, whole genome shotgun sequence includes these protein-coding regions:
- the LOC123068506 gene encoding sulfoquinovosyl transferase SQD2; protein product: MPRRLSCSHTQHPFQHTHATIAACTSTQPRQDSARFGSWFLAGAAAMAIGTDDLEEAPPLLLLDDDEAAYPRPRRVALFVEPSPFAYISGYKNRFQNFIKHLREMGDEVIVVTNHEGVPQEFHGAKVIGSWSFPCPLYGKVPLSLALSPRIISEVAKFKPDIIHASSPGIMVFGALAIAKLLSVPLVMSYHTHVPVYIPRYTFSWLVEPMWQVIRFLHRAADLTLVPSVAIIKDFETAHVISANRIRLWNKGVDSASFHPRFRSHEMRVRLSDSEPDKPLIIHVGRFGREKNLDFLKMVMDRLPGVRIAFVGDGPYRTELEKMFEGMPAVFTGMMQGEELSQVYASGDVFVMPSESETLGQVVLESMSSGVPVVAVRAGGIPDIIPGDAEGRTSFLFAPGDLDDCVGKIRLLLTDDEFRGDMGRTARAEMEKCDWRAASKTIRNEFYSSAIDYWRKKQADIVQPLQWLAQMFMPAPNRVIGGGIKQ